Part of the Panicum virgatum strain AP13 chromosome 4N, P.virgatum_v5, whole genome shotgun sequence genome is shown below.
AAGTTCTTTTTAGAGGAACTAAAATTGAGTGCTAAACTTGAGCATATATTAGCACTCATATACATGCTAAAATTTTTAAATCTTAACTAAAGTTTAGCCAATTCGAATTAGCACTTTTGTTTCGATAAActagtgctaaaatttagcacttgGATCCGACACAGGACTGTACAGTACATTTATCCGATCGACATATGTTTACATGGACTTTAATTTTTGTATTCAGTTTATGCGAGATAACGAGAACATCTTGAAGAAAATATATATAGCACTTTCTCTTGGTTCGGTGTTGCGCAGCACTTCACATTTCACAATCAAAGCAGTAAGAAACCACACAATACTTCAGCAGGCGCCGGCCCGAAAACCGACCTTACCGCGGCCGGCGTCGTAGAGCACCTCGAGCGTGCGCTGATTCACGTTCCCGATTATGCCGAGGCCCACGTCCGGCCCCGACTCGTGGAAAGCGAGGCAGTCCTCCAGCAGGACACCGCTGGGGACGTCGAGGTcgacggtggcgccgccgctgaaCGTGAAGGCGACCTTCGGCACGGTGACGTTGCTGTAGCCAGTGAAGTTGTAGCAGGTGTCGAGGTCACCGTTGGGCCGCAGCGGGTACGCCGCCATGGCCTTCCGGAACGCTGCCTGCAGCGCGTTGTACGCGGTGTGCGGGAGGCCGGTGACCACCGTGCCGGAGTCGATGATCATGCCTCCCCGGAACGCCGACGGCGGGACGTCGAGCTCCTCCCCGCCCACGCTGATGCCGGCCAGCGTCACCATGTAGAACGTCGCCACTCCGGGGAGGCGCTTCATCGGCGTGAACGCGAAGCCCGTCGCGttggcggcgcccggcggcgcgccGAGAGCGAGGAACCCGGCCTCGCTGTTCCGCGCCGGGAGGCAGTACGAGAAGGCGCCGCCGTAGACCGAGGACGTCTGCACGACGAGCGACTccggcgcgccgccgagccCGACGAGCCCGTCGTACCTGTCGTTGTCGCCGCGCTGGTCGCGGCCGCAGCCGAAATGGAAATCCTTGACGGTGACCCCGGGCGCGAGGGTTAGCGTCTCGTCGCTGTACACGCCCCGCGTCTTGGAACCGTCCCCGTACTCGACGGCGTATCCGCACTGGGTGCCGCCGCCCGTGCAGCCGTTCTGGTAGTGATCGCCGGCGAGCTTCCGGCACGCGCCGGTGTCGCACGCGATGGGGGCGTACGTGGAGGACTTGGTCGGGTCGAACAGGGGGTCGTTCTGCGGGTAGCACCGCGTGGAGTTGCACGGCGCGCACTGCACCCACGACACGTCGCTGCCGGTGTCCATGAGGAGGACCTGCGGCACGGCCGGCGTGCCCAAGCCCACGGTGACCACGTACTCCAGGGAGTCCACGGAGCCGCCCAGGTGGGTCGGGATGCTCACGTTGGCATCGTCTTCTCGCGCGCTCACCATGCCATGGGACGCTCTGCTCATCATGTAGTTCGCGCGGGCGCGGCTTCGGCGGAGTCTCTCGGTGAAGGACGGCTTGTCGGAGTTTCGTGACGGGCCGCGCGGACCATGCCGGTGCACTAGTGGCACGGACACGGTCGCGCGTCTCGGCTCGAGCGTCACTGAAGACCGGTGCTCGTCGTCGCCTCCATGAGCGATGTAGTAGCAGCTACACAAAATGAACAGAAGAAGCACAGGAGGAGAAACCATGGAAAATTATCTGCGCCCTGTACAGAGAGGTGAGGATGATGAGCTTCAGCTAACTTGTACATCGGTCAATTTTATAGGCACGTCTCAACTTGGATTCGCCGTGAACTTGCGAAGACAGCTATGATGAAATTCCAAGTGCTTATTTTTAAATGAAATACCGAGTTATCCCTTGTCCTTAGACTACTCTTAATTAACAAGTACTTGCGATACTTTTCGTTGTCGTATATGTTGCTGCTTTGACACGTACGCCCGCTTCTTTTCCTTGGTAATTAACGTACATGTTTGAATCCTAAAACATCTCCATTATTGAGAACTTCGAGTCATGCATTGAGTAGAATCTGTCAGCAAGCGTCTGATGGTCACCACTTCCATCGGAGGGGAAGTAATAAATGTTTCAGTGCATGCATGATATCCTCTGGTCTGCAAGAAAAAGATTAGGTCCTTGGGACATATTTACAAGCTAAATACTAGTTCTCACTACCCAAAAAGTACTAGTTCTCACGAAACCAGCATATATATAAGAAACCATTTGTTATATATTAATCTCtcaatttattttgtttttcttgtCTATGAAATTTGTAACCAAATTCAATTATTCGAGGTTCAGTCCAAAACATTTAGATTGCATttggacaaaatattttttaaaactttAGATACATTAcctaccaatttttttttgttgataaAGTGCGTACCTATGTGTATTGTCCAAATGATGTATTAGTCAGGAAGACTGCTTAGAGAAAGCCAAGCGAATCTGATTTAGAAATCCCTCCGCGCATTAATAATACTTTTCAATCAAATGAATATACAAAGTGAATTAGTGTCTTCACCAATTTTCGATACAGTGGAGTTCCTTTTCTATTAGACCAAGCCTGTGCAATTTTACTTTTCACAGAAGTTTTTAAAATTTAAGAGAAAATTTGAAGGATTTCACTAACATTTTAAAAGTACAGATTCTTAGTTTTGGGAGAAGTTATAAAATTTAAACCTTAGTGGTTTGGTGACAAGTGCAATTAAATTACTTCAAAACTCAGATGGTTACACCAATTGGTtgattttatgttttttttgtgtttcactactacagaatcaGTTTCTTCAAGGCCTATCCCTACCGATCGACAGTGATAACCAAACTAGTGGTGGTTGGTCGGTTTTCACTGCATGTCCGTGGTTAGACATCCACTAGAAAGGCCCGAGGCTTTGCCGCGCGGGTCCGTATCCCGTGTTGTAGTATTGTAGTTGATGCAAAATTTAATTGATGCATGTAATAGTATTTTTAAGCATCGTAGTTAAGATAAATCCATCGCTTTGTTGTTTTGCGTAGTGTCATGGTTTGCAGCTCACTGTTGCACTTGGTATATATTTTGGGCATTCTATTATCATGACATTATTGTTTAAGTAGTATATTATCTTGGGTATCAAAATGGAGTTATGACAGTTGTGGCTGTATTTATTGTGGTGAAAGAAGGGgtaaaataatttattaggGAGCAGAGCACAGTTAGTCGGAAACTTAATATATTTGCAAAATCATGTTGCAACTAATAGAcatgttattttttttaaagaaagtagtgattatattaaaatatgacgTGTTATTGTAGAGGTAGCATGAGAAGCCATCGAAGAATGATGGTACAATATTATACTTTTAACAAATTAAGATGTTATGTTGAAAGAATTAAGAAAATGCTTTAAATTTAGAAAGCTTTGATATACAGTAAATTTGTAGATTTCGAAATTCTAGACAACTTTTGTAttgatcattttttttatttaaagatgttttggtgtccaaattgtaAATACAATGGATTGCATGCAACGTTTATGCAAATGAATTGCGAAAgtgttttgaattttaaaattattcTATAATAAATTTTGTAGTTtttgaattattgatcaaaTTCTATGTCGAGCAACTTTTGTTTCCAATATGTTTTTGAGTTCAAATTGTATGTATAATGTTGCTCGTATAGAAGTCACGAATGGAACTAGTTGTTGTTTGATTTAATTAAAATCCAAgggttttataaaaaaattgtgaGAGAGGACCAGGACGGTGATTGATTTTACAGAAACTTAAGGTTTTCTAATCAAATTTTGCTAAACATGGACTGTTGGATTGTGGGTTGATTTCGAGAAAAAGTAAGGGTTTTCTTGAAAAAATTTCTGAGAGAGGAGGTTGTACTGTAAGTTGATTTCTCAAAAGTCTGATGATTTTTTCACAAATGGCTGAGAAAAGCACGTCTGGACCGTCTGTTTGGCCGATCCGACGGCCAAGAACAGCAGACGACGTGGCACGCTGTCTAGCCACCTTTTCGTGCCTGATTCGTATTAGATGGTAAAAATAACCCTTGTTTTCACTACTGGATCGTTGCTGGATCCTGCAGTGAAAACCTAGCCATTCACATCGAAAAATTTATATCATTTGATATAAAGCTGATAAATATAAATTTACATAAAAATTGCTATGCTTGATGAAATCTAAAACTGAAAATTTTAGATGTCCAAATGTTCCATATAAGTTCTCAGACCTATCAATCTGTCATATAGAAACAAGGTCATCATCAAAGTTATAATCCTTTATGAGATCTAAACTTTATAGTTGACAATATTTTTATTTAAGATTGTTTTATGTCCAAATATTTAATATAACATTTAGAAACattaatataaaagaataacCTTATTTACTGATAGTCTCAACTCGTAAGTGATTGTGTGACTGTAGTGGTATTGCGTGGCTTGCAGGTCTATGAGGTTATTGGTTTGCATCCTCGACAATGCGCACAATGCGTATTTGTTCTGAAAATTTTTGGCATTGGATGTTGTGATTGCTTATTGTGCTATAGTTGCTTGGGTATGAAATCGATCAGGGATTGTGGACGGTCACATGACATATATTGATTTTTCATTTTACTCCATACATAATGAAACATTCATAATTGATTTTCCACAATCCTATACATATTAATCGCTCCATGTTCAACTAAAACTCCAAGGAAAACATATATGATAAAAGATATATGATCAACAATTATCATACGTCCTGCtacttggaaggactactatgTACATGGAAAAATGTTATTTAAGGTCTTTAGACCTATATATAGACTAAGAATGGGATTATTATCCCaaatttattattatttgttaaggtatataaatttatccaatactccttttctaaaaaaagtaTATTTCTAGATATGAACCTAAAGGAACTTTTTTCCATGTACATGAGCAAAAATGCACTTATTTTGGGATTTGTGGTGTATATGAATTGCAGCCACCAAAATGCTATCAAGATAGTTTGAAATAAGGTGTAACGGTTAATTGTTCATGTAAATCCTTTTAATTGTTCATGTACATCCTTTTTGTTCATGTAAATCCTTTTAATTGTTCATGTACATCCTTTTAACAGAAATGATGTGGCTGTCGTGCCCCTCCACCCGGTCACCGTAGCTAAGGATGGGAAACAGATAGCAGATATCCGAATTATCCGATATCTGTATCCGTTTAAACATCAATATGgatatccgtattcgaatttaatGTGGTAGTAAAGTGGATACATCCGA
Proteins encoded:
- the LOC120669182 gene encoding aspartyl protease family protein At5g10770-like; translation: MYNCYYIAHGGDDEHRSSVTLEPRRATVSVPLVHRHGPRGPSRNSDKPSFTERLRRSRARANYMMSRASHGMVSAREDDANVSIPTHLGGSVDSLEYVVTVGLGTPAVPQVLLMDTGSDVSWVQCAPCNSTRCYPQNDPLFDPTKSSTYAPIACDTGACRKLAGDHYQNGCTGGGTQCGYAVEYGDGSKTRGVYSDETLTLAPGVTVKDFHFGCGRDQRGDNDRYDGLVGLGGAPESLVVQTSSVYGGAFSYCLPARNSEAGFLALGAPPGAANATGFAFTPMKRLPGVATFYMVTLAGISVGGEELDVPPSAFRGGMIIDSGTVVTGLPHTAYNALQAAFRKAMAAYPLRPNGDLDTCYNFTGYSNVTVPKVAFTFSGGATVDLDVPSGVLLEDCLAFHESGPDVGLGIIGNVNQRTLEVLYDAGRGKVGFRAGAC